In Kitasatospora sp. NBC_00240, the following are encoded in one genomic region:
- a CDS encoding DUF5682 family protein, whose protein sequence is MSAEVTLLGVRHHGPGSARAVAAALEQLRPDVVLVEGPPEADPIIDLAGDKEMVPPVALLAHAVDDPARAAFWPFAVFSPEWVAIRYALDADVPVRFIDLPAAYSLATEPTGPRSPSEPSGGVPGGTSPDSRPDQALPADSGPGEDGGGQEGLPDGHLPDGHLPDGGPDGHLPDGGPAGGDPIGALAAAAGHDDAERWWEDVVEHRAPGADALAPFTAVAEAMTALREDGGAGRRDELREAYMRQQVRAARRAGHRRIAVVCGAWHVPALATMPTVAHDRALLATLPKKVRTEITWVPWTHRRLSQHTGYGAGIASPGWYHHLFAADGDPLARWMTMAADLLRREDHPVSSAHVIEAVRLAGTLAVMRGRPLAGLTETLDAVRSVMCDGSDVALALVHDRLVIGDALGEVPDAAPAVPLQRDLTRLQRTLRLKPEPEARDLDLDLRKENDVARSRLLHRLRLLGVDWGTPSRSAVNSTGTFRESWRLRWEPEFAVRIVEAAQWGTTVEDAATGKAVETAARAGELGALTGLVERCLLAGLSRALPAVMRVLADRAALDTDVAQLAGALPSLVRALRYGDVRGTDSTALDAVARGLAERVCVGLPPACTGLDAEGAAAMRRSVDEVHAAIGLLENAAGTGTGAAGSTGTTGTGQGGAPRPAADTLADRWAATLGSLARREPAGGAATGVPGLLRGRAVRLLLDDGRLDSAEAGRRMGLVLSTASAPADAAGWVEGFLSGGGALLLHDARLLGLLDGWLAGVPGEVFTDVLPLLRRTFSALEAGVRRTVGEQVAAGPLGAPAARPAGPAADLDEERADAALPTVALLLGLAGPQSPAGPGRPGDGLRRIPRQTDRRSA, encoded by the coding sequence ATGAGCGCAGAGGTGACGCTGCTCGGCGTCCGGCACCACGGCCCGGGTTCGGCGCGCGCGGTGGCGGCCGCGCTGGAGCAGCTGCGGCCGGACGTGGTGCTGGTCGAGGGCCCGCCGGAGGCCGATCCGATCATCGACCTGGCCGGCGACAAGGAGATGGTTCCGCCGGTCGCCCTGCTGGCCCACGCCGTGGACGACCCGGCCAGGGCGGCGTTCTGGCCCTTCGCGGTCTTCTCCCCGGAATGGGTCGCGATCCGGTACGCCCTCGACGCCGACGTCCCCGTCCGGTTCATCGACCTGCCCGCGGCGTACAGCCTCGCCACGGAACCGACCGGGCCCCGGAGCCCGTCCGAGCCGTCAGGGGGAGTGCCGGGGGGCACTTCTCCGGACAGCCGCCCGGACCAGGCCCTCCCGGCCGACAGCGGCCCGGGCGAGGACGGCGGTGGGCAGGAGGGCCTCCCGGACGGTCACCTCCCGGACGGTCACCTCCCGGACGGCGGGCCGGACGGTCACCTCCCGGACGGCGGCCCGGCGGGCGGCGACCCGATCGGCGCGCTGGCCGCGGCGGCCGGCCACGACGACGCCGAGCGCTGGTGGGAGGACGTGGTCGAGCACCGGGCCCCCGGCGCGGACGCCCTCGCGCCCTTCACGGCGGTCGCCGAGGCCATGACGGCACTGCGCGAGGACGGCGGGGCCGGGCGCCGCGACGAGCTGCGCGAGGCGTACATGCGCCAGCAGGTCCGGGCCGCCCGGCGGGCCGGGCACCGGCGGATCGCCGTCGTCTGCGGTGCCTGGCACGTCCCGGCGCTGGCCACGATGCCGACCGTCGCGCACGACCGGGCCCTGCTCGCCACCCTGCCCAAGAAGGTCCGCACCGAGATCACCTGGGTCCCGTGGACCCACCGCCGGCTCTCCCAGCACACCGGCTACGGCGCCGGCATCGCCTCGCCCGGCTGGTACCACCACCTGTTCGCCGCCGACGGCGACCCGCTCGCCCGGTGGATGACGATGGCCGCCGACCTGCTCCGCCGGGAGGACCACCCGGTCTCGTCCGCGCACGTCATCGAGGCCGTCCGGCTGGCCGGCACGCTCGCGGTGATGCGCGGCCGCCCGCTGGCCGGGCTGACCGAGACGCTGGACGCCGTCCGCTCGGTGATGTGCGACGGCTCGGACGTCGCGCTGGCCCTGGTGCACGACCGGCTGGTGATCGGCGACGCGCTGGGCGAGGTGCCCGACGCGGCCCCGGCCGTGCCGCTCCAACGGGACCTCACCCGGCTCCAGCGCACCCTGCGGCTCAAGCCGGAGCCCGAGGCCCGGGATCTGGACCTCGACCTCCGCAAGGAGAACGACGTCGCCCGCTCCCGGCTGCTGCACCGCCTGCGGCTGCTCGGCGTCGACTGGGGCACCCCGAGCCGGTCCGCGGTCAACTCCACCGGCACCTTCCGGGAGAGCTGGCGGCTGCGCTGGGAGCCGGAGTTCGCGGTCCGGATCGTGGAGGCCGCCCAGTGGGGCACCACGGTCGAGGACGCGGCGACCGGCAAGGCGGTGGAGACGGCCGCCCGGGCCGGCGAACTCGGCGCGCTGACCGGGCTGGTGGAGCGCTGTCTGCTGGCAGGCCTGTCGCGGGCGCTGCCCGCGGTGATGCGGGTGCTCGCCGACCGGGCCGCCCTCGACACAGACGTGGCCCAACTGGCCGGGGCACTGCCCTCGTTGGTCCGGGCCCTGCGGTACGGGGACGTCCGGGGCACGGACAGCACCGCGCTGGACGCGGTGGCCAGGGGGCTGGCCGAGCGGGTCTGCGTCGGCCTGCCGCCCGCCTGCACCGGCCTGGACGCGGAGGGCGCGGCGGCGATGCGGCGCTCCGTCGACGAGGTGCACGCGGCGATCGGCCTGCTGGAGAACGCCGCCGGGACGGGCACCGGCGCCGCCGGCAGCACCGGAACTACCGGCACCGGTCAGGGCGGCGCCCCGCGCCCGGCGGCCGATACGCTCGCCGACCGCTGGGCCGCCACCCTCGGCTCGCTGGCCCGCCGCGAGCCGGCCGGCGGCGCGGCGACCGGCGTCCCCGGGCTGCTCCGCGGCCGGGCCGTGCGGCTGCTGCTGGACGACGGCCGGCTGGACTCCGCGGAGGCGGGCCGCCGGATGGGTCTGGTGCTCTCCACGGCCAGTGCCCCGGCGGACGCCGCGGGCTGGGTGGAGGGCTTCCTGTCGGGCGGCGGCGCCCTGCTGCTGCACGACGCCCGCCTGCTGGGTCTGCTGGACGGCTGGCTGGCGGGCGTGCCCGGCGAGGTCTTCACCGATGTGCTGCCGCTGCTGCGCCGGACGTTCTCCGCCTTGGAGGCCGGGGTGCGCCGCACGGTCGGCGAGCAGGTGGCCGCCGGTCCGCTCGGCGCCCCGGCGGCGCGGCCGGCCGGCCCGGCGGCGGACCTCGACGAGGAACGTGCGGACGCCGCGCTGCCCACCGTGGCCCTGCTGCTCGGCCTGGCCGGGCCGCAGTCGCCGGCCGGTCCCGGCCGGCCGGGCGACGGCCTGCGGCGGATCCCCCGGCAGACCGACCGCCGCAGTGCCTGA
- a CDS encoding VWA domain-containing protein, whose amino-acid sequence MSVTPQFAAAGGGAPGTAAGTALGSGPGTGSDADAERLRRWRLVLGGEADGTGCRLLGRDAAMDAALAALYRGEAGEGAKPGPRTAGLGGSAPQVARWLGDIREYFPSSVVQLMQQDAISRLGLERLLLEPEMLEAVEPDVHLVGTLLSLKHALPETTRETARAVVGKVVADLERRLADRTRATLGGALDRSAKVNRPRHRDIDWDRTIRANLKNYLPEAGPDGRGTVVPERLIGYARAQRAVKKDVILCIDQSGSMAPSVVHSAVFGAVLASMKTLDTRLVVFDTSVVDLTEQLSDPVDVLFATQLGGGTDINRALAYCQSRITRPSETIVVLISDLYEGGIRNEMLKRVAAMKASGVQFIALLALSDEGAPAYDHAHAAALAALGAPAFACTPDAFPEIMAAAIEKRPLPVPDLQN is encoded by the coding sequence ATGTCCGTCACACCCCAGTTCGCCGCGGCCGGCGGCGGCGCCCCCGGTACGGCCGCCGGCACCGCCCTCGGTTCCGGTCCGGGCACCGGTTCGGACGCCGACGCCGAGCGGCTGCGCCGCTGGCGGCTGGTGCTCGGCGGGGAGGCCGACGGGACGGGCTGCCGCCTCCTCGGCCGGGACGCCGCGATGGACGCCGCCCTCGCCGCCCTCTACCGGGGGGAGGCCGGCGAGGGTGCGAAGCCGGGCCCGCGCACTGCCGGGCTGGGCGGGTCCGCGCCGCAGGTGGCCCGCTGGCTGGGCGACATCCGGGAGTACTTCCCGAGTTCGGTCGTCCAGCTGATGCAGCAGGACGCCATCTCCCGGCTGGGCCTGGAGCGCCTGCTGCTGGAGCCGGAGATGCTGGAGGCCGTCGAGCCGGACGTCCACCTGGTCGGCACGCTGCTCTCGCTGAAGCACGCGCTGCCCGAGACCACCCGGGAGACCGCCCGGGCCGTGGTCGGCAAGGTGGTCGCGGACCTGGAGCGCCGGCTGGCCGACCGGACCAGGGCCACCCTCGGCGGTGCGCTGGACCGCAGTGCGAAGGTCAACCGCCCCCGCCACCGCGACATCGACTGGGACCGCACGATCCGGGCCAATCTCAAGAACTACCTGCCCGAGGCCGGCCCGGACGGGCGCGGCACGGTCGTCCCCGAGCGGCTGATCGGCTACGCCCGGGCCCAGCGGGCGGTGAAGAAGGACGTGATCCTCTGCATCGACCAGTCCGGTTCGATGGCGCCGTCGGTGGTCCATTCGGCGGTGTTCGGCGCGGTGCTCGCCTCGATGAAGACGCTGGACACCCGACTGGTGGTCTTCGACACCTCGGTGGTCGACCTCACCGAGCAACTGAGCGATCCGGTGGACGTGCTGTTCGCGACTCAGCTCGGCGGCGGCACCGACATCAACCGGGCGCTGGCCTACTGCCAGTCGCGGATCACCCGGCCCTCGGAGACGATCGTGGTGCTGATCAGCGACCTCTACGAGGGCGGCATCCGCAACGAGATGCTCAAGCGGGTCGCGGCGATGAAGGCGTCCGGCGTCCAGTTCATCGCCCTGCTGGCCCTCTCGGACGAGGGGGCCCCGGCGTACGACCACGCCCACGCGGCCGCGCTGGCCGCCCTGGGGGCGCCCGCCTTCGCCTGCACCCCGGACGCCTTCCCGGAGATCATGGCGGCCGCGATCGAGAAGCGTCCGCTGCCGGTACCCGACCTGCAGAACTGA
- the sucC gene encoding ADP-forming succinate--CoA ligase subunit beta — protein MDLFEYQARDLFAKHGVPVLDGDVIETPEAARAIAERFGGRAVVKAQVKVGGRGKAGGVKLAADPADAVAKAEAILGMDIKGHTVHKVMLAQTADIKDEYYVSFLLDRTNRTFLAMASVEGGVEIEVVAEENPDALAKIPVDANEGCTPEKAAEIVAAAKFPAEIADQVADVLQKLWKVFIAEDALLVEVNPLIKSGEGKIIALDGKVSLDENAEFRQPHHEELEDKAAANPLEAAAKAKGLNYVKLEGEVGIIGNGAGLVMSTLDVVAYAGENHGGVKPANFLDIGGGASAEVMANGLEIILGDADVKSVFVNVFGGITACDAVANGIVQALALLEEKGEAVTKPLVVRLDGNNAELGRQILTDANHPLVEQVDTMDGAADRAAELANK, from the coding sequence GTGGACCTGTTCGAGTACCAGGCGAGGGACCTCTTCGCCAAGCACGGTGTACCCGTGCTTGACGGGGACGTCATCGAGACCCCCGAAGCAGCTCGTGCCATCGCCGAGCGCTTCGGTGGACGCGCCGTCGTCAAGGCTCAGGTGAAGGTCGGTGGCCGTGGCAAGGCCGGCGGCGTCAAGCTCGCCGCCGACCCGGCCGACGCGGTCGCCAAGGCCGAGGCGATCCTCGGTATGGACATCAAGGGTCACACCGTTCACAAGGTGATGCTGGCCCAGACCGCGGACATCAAGGACGAGTACTACGTCTCGTTCCTGCTGGACCGCACCAACCGCACCTTCCTGGCCATGGCCAGCGTCGAGGGCGGCGTGGAGATCGAGGTCGTCGCCGAGGAGAACCCGGACGCACTGGCCAAGATCCCGGTCGACGCCAACGAGGGCTGCACCCCGGAGAAGGCCGCCGAGATCGTCGCGGCCGCGAAGTTCCCGGCCGAGATCGCCGACCAGGTCGCCGACGTTCTGCAGAAGCTGTGGAAGGTCTTCATCGCCGAGGACGCGCTCCTCGTCGAGGTCAACCCGCTGATCAAGTCCGGCGAGGGCAAGATCATCGCGCTTGACGGCAAGGTGTCGCTGGACGAGAACGCCGAGTTCCGTCAGCCCCACCACGAGGAGCTCGAGGACAAGGCCGCGGCCAACCCCCTCGAGGCGGCGGCGAAGGCCAAGGGCCTGAACTACGTCAAGCTCGAGGGCGAGGTCGGCATCATCGGCAACGGCGCGGGTCTCGTCATGAGCACCCTGGACGTCGTCGCCTACGCCGGTGAGAACCACGGTGGCGTCAAGCCCGCCAACTTCCTCGACATCGGTGGCGGCGCCTCCGCCGAGGTGATGGCGAACGGCCTGGAGATCATCCTGGGCGACGCCGACGTCAAGTCGGTCTTCGTCAACGTCTTCGGCGGCATCACCGCGTGCGACGCGGTCGCCAACGGCATCGTGCAGGCGCTCGCGCTGCTGGAGGAGAAGGGCGAGGCCGTCACCAAGCCCCTCGTCGTCCGCCTCGACGGCAACAACGCCGAGCTGGGGCGTCAGATCCTGACCGACGCCAACCACCCGCTCGTCGAGCAGGTGGACACCATGGACGGTGCGGCCGACCGCGCCGCCGAGCTGGCCAACAAGTAA
- the sucD gene encoding succinate--CoA ligase subunit alpha, with product MAIFLTKDSKVIVQGMTGSEGMKHTRRMLASGTQIVGGVNPRKAGTTVDVDGTDVPVFGSVAEAIEKTGADVTVIFVPPKFTKDAVVEAIDAEIGLAVVITEGVPVHDSAAFWAYAGSKGSKTRIIGPNCPGLISPGQSNAGIIPADITQAGKIGLVSKSGTLTYQLMYELRDIGFSSAVGIGGDPVIGTTHIDALKAFQEDPQTEIIVMIGEIGGDAEERAAAYIAEHVTKPVVGYVAGFTAPEGKTMGHAGAIVSGSSGTAQAKKEALEAAGVKVGKTPSETARLARELIG from the coding sequence ATGGCTATCTTCCTTACCAAGGACAGCAAGGTCATCGTCCAGGGCATGACCGGCTCCGAGGGCATGAAGCACACCCGCCGCATGCTCGCCTCCGGCACCCAGATCGTCGGCGGTGTGAACCCGCGCAAGGCCGGCACCACCGTTGACGTCGACGGCACCGACGTGCCCGTCTTCGGCTCCGTGGCCGAGGCCATCGAGAAGACCGGCGCCGACGTCACGGTCATCTTCGTGCCGCCGAAGTTCACCAAGGACGCCGTCGTCGAGGCGATCGACGCCGAGATCGGCCTCGCGGTCGTCATCACCGAGGGTGTCCCGGTCCACGACTCGGCCGCCTTCTGGGCGTACGCCGGCTCCAAGGGCAGCAAGACCCGGATCATCGGCCCGAACTGCCCGGGCCTGATCAGCCCCGGACAGTCCAACGCCGGCATCATCCCGGCGGACATCACCCAGGCCGGCAAGATCGGCCTGGTGTCGAAGTCCGGCACCCTGACCTACCAGCTCATGTACGAGCTGCGCGACATCGGCTTCTCCTCGGCCGTGGGCATCGGTGGCGACCCCGTCATCGGCACCACCCACATCGACGCCCTCAAGGCGTTCCAGGAGGACCCGCAGACCGAGATCATCGTGATGATCGGTGAGATCGGCGGCGACGCCGAGGAGCGTGCCGCGGCCTACATCGCCGAGCACGTCACCAAGCCGGTCGTCGGCTACGTCGCGGGCTTCACCGCCCCCGAGGGCAAGACCATGGGCCACGCCGGCGCCATCGTCTCCGGCTCCTCGGGCACCGCCCAGGCGAAGAAGGAGGCCCTTGAGGCCGCCGGTGTCAAGGTCGGCAAGACGCCGTCCGAGACCGCCCGCCTGGCTCGCGAGCTCATCGGCTGA
- a CDS encoding LuxR C-terminal-related transcriptional regulator, producing MTTPPTAERPAERASDNTVEQPPPTKGRRARRNGGRARPQPDAARLLGLLTPREAQVLARLAAGDDAAQLAAALGIAPATARTHLHRAMRKIGARSPEEAAATAAALLAAPTRGPAQGGAPSAPAGNTAGERASGDTPAPPPGAGTTAARAGAGAPKDVPVKDVPTMGLPVKDRLVRDRPVKEAPRRAGPGQAGPAKGTAEKDRAADGAGPRSGAAGAGGTKGTTAAAPRTVTSKPGAPEAGSLRSGVREAGTGEAGATGNDTGKAGSAGSAGDGTRKAEAPAGSTGKAGPGDAATRQATGAPSPVRPPAVGAGLAFEDLYESAHTRLVQQVFLLTGARRHTLRCVHLAFGAALRVWPGVSALPDPEAWVRARACEAALSPWHRAGRRRAAAGWRPWRRPAVRPADEGQAVLPDHDRLSDQDRALLKALRRLSRPQRRALVLHDGIGLPAAAVAVEVESSTAAAEGRVLAARVALAAALPELVGADPADPGFGDRLSALLHRAAVRGCPEPHRPPVPVLSARHRLRTAGRTGGAAVVTLAMATAVATTLFGAGPGELFKPSPPVPHPVCTNAQNGSAGPAEPGGVPPGLRTAWCSSAPGRAAVLGPPPLPALSLWGPALPGVRGSMDAAGPPGPGGAAAARCTVLSPRPCAARPQSVPPLPAPLRAAGAR from the coding sequence ATGACCACGCCACCCACCGCCGAGCGCCCCGCCGAGCGCGCCTCCGACAACACCGTCGAGCAGCCGCCACCGACCAAGGGGCGCCGCGCCAGGCGCAACGGCGGCCGGGCCCGGCCACAGCCGGACGCGGCCCGGCTGCTCGGGCTGCTGACACCGCGTGAGGCCCAGGTCCTGGCCCGGCTCGCCGCGGGTGACGACGCCGCGCAGCTGGCGGCCGCCCTGGGCATCGCCCCGGCCACGGCCCGCACCCACCTGCACCGGGCCATGCGCAAGATCGGCGCCCGCTCCCCCGAGGAGGCCGCCGCCACCGCGGCCGCCCTGCTCGCGGCCCCGACCCGAGGCCCGGCCCAGGGCGGCGCTCCGTCCGCTCCCGCCGGGAACACCGCAGGTGAGCGTGCATCCGGTGACACACCGGCACCCCCGCCCGGGGCCGGGACCACGGCGGCCCGGGCCGGGGCGGGAGCGCCGAAGGACGTCCCGGTGAAGGACGTCCCGACCATGGGCCTTCCGGTGAAGGACCGTCTCGTGAGGGACCGTCCCGTGAAAGAAGCACCGCGACGGGCCGGGCCAGGACAGGCAGGCCCGGCGAAGGGCACCGCGGAGAAGGACCGCGCGGCAGACGGCGCCGGCCCGAGGTCGGGAGCCGCGGGAGCCGGGGGAACCAAGGGAACGACGGCTGCCGCACCCCGCACCGTCACCTCGAAGCCCGGGGCACCCGAGGCAGGATCCCTGAGGTCCGGCGTCCGGGAGGCCGGCACCGGGGAAGCCGGAGCGACAGGGAACGACACCGGGAAGGCGGGCTCGGCGGGCTCGGCGGGCGACGGTACCCGGAAGGCCGAAGCGCCCGCGGGCAGTACCGGGAAGGCCGGACCCGGCGACGCCGCGACCCGGCAGGCCACCGGTGCCCCGTCCCCCGTTCGGCCCCCGGCCGTCGGGGCGGGCCTCGCCTTCGAGGACCTGTACGAGTCCGCGCACACCCGGTTGGTCCAGCAGGTCTTCCTGCTCACCGGGGCCCGCCGCCACACCCTGCGCTGCGTGCACCTGGCGTTCGGCGCCGCACTGCGGGTCTGGCCCGGGGTGTCGGCGCTGCCCGACCCGGAGGCGTGGGTCCGGGCCCGCGCCTGCGAGGCGGCGCTCTCCCCCTGGCACCGTGCGGGCCGGCGCCGGGCGGCGGCCGGGTGGCGGCCGTGGCGCCGGCCCGCGGTCCGGCCGGCCGACGAGGGCCAGGCCGTCCTGCCGGACCACGACCGGCTGTCGGACCAGGACCGGGCCCTGCTCAAGGCGCTGCGGCGACTGTCCCGCCCGCAGCGCCGGGCGCTGGTGCTGCACGACGGGATCGGGCTGCCGGCCGCCGCGGTGGCCGTCGAGGTGGAGTCGAGCACCGCCGCCGCCGAGGGCCGGGTGCTGGCGGCCCGGGTGGCGCTGGCGGCCGCACTGCCCGAGCTGGTCGGCGCGGACCCGGCCGACCCGGGCTTCGGCGACCGGCTCAGCGCGCTGCTCCACCGGGCGGCCGTCCGCGGCTGCCCGGAGCCGCACCGGCCGCCCGTCCCCGTGCTGAGTGCCCGGCACCGGCTCCGGACCGCCGGACGGACCGGCGGCGCGGCGGTGGTCACCCTGGCGATGGCGACCGCCGTGGCGACGACGCTCTTCGGCGCGGGGCCGGGTGAGCTGTTCAAGCCGTCCCCGCCGGTGCCGCACCCGGTCTGCACGAACGCGCAGAACGGCAGTGCCGGGCCGGCCGAGCCGGGCGGGGTGCCGCCGGGCCTGCGGACCGCCTGGTGCAGTTCCGCGCCGGGCCGGGCCGCCGTCCTGGGCCCGCCGCCGCTGCCGGCGCTCTCGCTCTGGGGGCCGGCGCTCCCGGGCGTCCGGGGTTCGATGGACGCGGCCGGTCCGCCGGGGCCGGGCGGGGCGGCGGCCGCCCGGTGCACGGTGCTCTCCCCGCGCCCGTGCGCCGCCCGGCCGCAGTCGGTGCCGCCGCTGCCGGCGCCGCTGCGCGCGGCCGGGGCACGCTGA